Proteins from a genomic interval of Pseudochaenichthys georgianus unplaced genomic scaffold, fPseGeo1.2 scaffold_1528_arrow_ctg1, whole genome shotgun sequence:
- the ddo gene encoding D-aspartate oxidase: MGGVRVVVVGAGVVGFSTAVCIAENLPHVSVTLLGEKFSPETTSDGAAGILFANHNPDVPVEQQRRWFKSSFDHLRLIAQSEDAPEAGIMLSSGWQIFRDVPEDKTPYWSDLVLGFRIMTEREMVRFPEHRFGQAFTTIKCECSRYLPWLEKRFRRAGGQVDQ, from the exons ATGGGTGGTGTtcgggtggtggtggtgggggcgGGGGTGGTGGGTTTCTCCACGGCCGTGTGCATCGCGGAGAATCTTCCCCACGTCTCAGTCACCCTGCTGGGGGAGAAGTTCAGCCCCGAGACCACGAGCGATGGAGCCGCCGGCATCCTGTTCGCCAACCACAACCCAG ATGTCCCAGTGGAGCAGCAGAGGCGCTGGTTCAAGTCCAGCTTCGACCACCTGCGGCTCATCGCTCAGTCTGAAGACGCTCCGGAGGCCGGCATCATGCTCAGCTCCGG CTGGCAGATCTTCCGGGACGTTCCTGAAGATAAAACTCCGTACTGGTCCGACCTGGTGCTCGGGTTCAGGATCATGACGGAGCGAGAGATGGTTCGATTCCCGGAGCATCGGTTCGGACAGGCGTTCACCACCATCAAGTGTGAGTGCAGCCGCTACCTGCCCTGGCTGGAGAAGAG